The genome window CATCGACGGCTGCTCCTGCGGCTTCTCCGGCTGTTCCTCTTCCTTCTTCGGCAGCGTGACCTCGGCCTCCTCCGGCGGAACCTCGATCTCTTCGGCCTCTTGCACCGGCTCGGGCTCTGGCGGCGGGGATTGCTCGCTCCCGGCGGAGGCCGCGCTCTGCTCGACGTTCGCCGTGTCGGGGCCGATACTCTGCACCTCGTCGAGCGAGATGGTCGCGACGATCGTCAGGTCATCGACGCCCGAGCCGGACTGGATCGCGTCCGAGTCGAAATCGGCGGCGCCGGACATCAGCAGCGCGAATGGCGCGGCGTGAAGGACGAGCGCCGCAAGCGCGGAGGCGAGGCGGATGCGGGTCAATGGAATGGCGGTCATGGGAG of Rhodomicrobium vannielii ATCC 17100 contains these proteins:
- a CDS encoding energy transducer TonB family protein, with the translated sequence MTAIPLTRIRLASALAALVLHAAPFALLMSGAADFDSDAIQSGSGVDDLTIVATISLDEVQSIGPDTANVEQSAASAGSEQSPPPEPEPVQEAEEIEVPPEEAEVTLPKKEEEQPEKPQEQPSMPAPSSVAQDEARASTRAYQARVAQLLAAYNHKVHQALMRSASRPKNREKGRVMLELTIAPTGELLSQRVVKSSGANDLDETAMASLKRAAPFPPMPNDIAKGPRTLLVPFDYSSN